One Chanodichthys erythropterus isolate Z2021 chromosome 10, ASM2448905v1, whole genome shotgun sequence DNA segment encodes these proteins:
- the LOC137029443 gene encoding protocadherin gamma-A3-like, which translates to MDRVFLSRVLFIMAVYSISNINAQIRYSVPEEMKKGSLIGNIAHDLGLDVQRLRAGRARIVSGDSTEYVELKTDKGILVVKERIDREQLCAETTPCSFTFEIILDNPMELHHVTVEILDVNDHSPTFPNDEINLEISESAATGALFLLGSADDPDVGLNALHHYTMSTNENFILKEHSSPDGVKYAEMVLQKPLDREQHPRLSLILTAVDGGNPQRSGNMKIEVTLLDVNDNAPEFNQSVYRATIVENAPKGTYITTVNASDADSEANSLVSYSFANFKSNRNDIFKIDGKTGVITLTGVLDYERAKKHEIGIEAKDQGGLGNSAKVIVDLIDVNDNAPVISVMSFSSPVSEDATVGTTIAIFSVKDLDAGDNGHVDCTVDRNTPFKLQSSLRNYYTLVTDAALDRERVSDYNITITATDSGSPALSSQKTLNLKVSDINDNPPRFQKSVYTAYVTENNPPGLSIFTLSAQDDDWNQNARISYLLDEATVGGSPVSSFISVNADNGVVHALRGFDYEQMKSVRVCVKAQDGGSPPLSTNVTLDIIIQDQNDNAPQVLYPVQTGASVVAEIVPRAADVGYLVTKVVAVDVDSGQNAWLSYKLQKATDRALFEVGLQNGEIRTVRQVTDKDAVKQKLTVVVEDNGQPSRSAVVSINVAVADSFPEVLSEFTDFTHEKQYNDNLTFYLVLALAAVSFLFITCVVVIISVKIYRWRQSRFLYQSNLPVIPYYPPHYADTGVTGTLPHGYNYEVCMTTDSRKSDCKFSTLGGQSVLVVDPSFTETMQRAMKEKNSLDDPELQEMVQGWVSR; encoded by the exons ATGGATCGTGTTTTCCTATCGAGGGTCTTATTCATCATGGCCGTTTATTCCATCTCAAACATAAACGCGCAGATTCGTTACTCAGTTCCAGAGGAAATGAAGAAAGGATCGCTTATCGGGAATATTGCACATGATCTTGGTCTGGATGTTCAGAGACTGCGCGCGGGTCGGGCTCGTATCGTGTCTGGCGACAGCACTGAATATGTAGAGCTGAAAACAGACAAAGGGATTTTGGTGGTGAAGGAGAGAATTGACCGAGAGCAGCTTTGCGCCGAAACCACTCCATGCAGCTTCACATTTGAAATAATACTTGATAATCCAATGGAGCTACATCATGTTACGGTGGAAATATTGGATGTAAACGATCACTCGCCGACATTTCCTAACGATGAAATTAATCTTGAAATAAGTGAATCGGCTGCAACTGGAGCTCTTTTCTTACTAGGAAGCGCAGATGATCCTGATGTAGGTCTAAACGCACTACACCATTATACTATGTCAACTAATGAAAATTTTATTCTGAAAGAACATTCGAGTCCCGATGGAGTCAAATATGCAGAAATGGTGCTTCAGAAGCCTCTAGACAGAGAGCAACATCCACGACTGTCTCTCATTCTCACAGCGGTCGACGGAGGAAACCCTCAAAGATCTGGTAATATGAAAATAGAAGTCACTCTGTTAGATGTAAACGACAATGCACCAGAATTTAACCAGTCAGTTTACAGAGCAACAATAGTGGAAAATGCGCCTAAAGGAACTTATATTACAACTGTAAATGCTAGTGATGCAGATAGTGAAGCAAATAGTTTGGTTTCATACAGTTTCGCTAATTTCAAAAGTAAcagaaatgacatttttaaaatcgaTGGAAAAACAGGTGTTATTACTCTAACTGGGGTGCTTGACTATGAAAGAGCAAAAAAACACGAAATTGGCATCGAGGCCAAAGATCAGGGTGGTTTAGGAAACTCTGCTAAAGTCATAGTTGATTTAATTGATGTAAATGATAATGCACCTGTTATCAGTGTTATGTCCTTTTCAAGCCCAGTGTCTGAAGACGCAACTGTTGGCACAACTATCGCTATTTTCAGTGTCAAAGATCTAGATGCAGGAGACAATGGCCATGTTGACTGTACAGTTGATCGAAACACACCATTTAAATTACAGTCCTCACTGCGGAATTATTACACTTTAGTCACTGATGCTGCTTTAGATCGTGAACGTGTGTCAGATTATAATATCACAATCACAGCTACAGATTCAGGGTCTCCTGCGCTTTCCAGTCAGAAAActttaaatctgaaagtatCAGATATTAATGACAATCCGCCCAGATTTCAAAAGAGTGTTTACACTGCATATGTTACTGAAAATAATCCACctggtttgtccatatttactCTGAGTGCTCAAGATGATGACTGGAACCAGAACGCTCGTATTTCGTATCTTCTAGATGAAGCTACAGTGGGTGGATCCCCTGTTTCCTCTTTTATATCAGTGAATGCTGACAATGGAGTGGTTCACGCACTGCGCGGTTTTGACTATGAGCAAATGAAAAGTGTTCGTGTCTGTGTGAAAGCACAAGATGGAGGCTCTCCACCCCTCAGCACTAATGTGACTTTGGACATTATAATCCAAGATCAGAATGACAACGCTCCTCAGGTTCTGTATCCAGTACAGACTGGAGCTTCAGTGGTGGCTGAGATTGTGCCTCGTGCTGCAGATGTTGGATATCTCGTCACTAAAGTGGTGGCTGTTGATGTGGACTCTGGACAGAATGCCTGGCTCTCCTATAAACTCCAGAAAGCTACAGACAGAGCGCTGTTTGAAGTGGGTTTACAGAATGGAGAAATAAGAACTGTGCGACAAGTGACTGATAAAGATGCTGTCAAACAGAAACTCACTGTTGTTGTGGAGGATAACGGACAGCCCTCTCGCTCAGCTGTGGTCTCCATTAACGTGGCTGTGGCTGACAGCTTTCCTGAAGTATTGTCAGAGTTCACAGACTTTACGCATGAAAAACAATATAACGAcaatttgactttttatttagtTCTCGCACTGGCCGCTGTTTCTTTCCTATTCATCACTTGTGTGGTTGTGATAATATCAGTAAAGATCTACAGATGGAGACAATCTCGCTTCCTCTACCAGTCCAATCTGCCTGTTATTCCGTACTATCCACCGCATTACGCTGACACAGGAGTCACTGGAACTCTGCCGCACGGGTATAATTATGAAGTGTGCATGACGACTGACTCGAGGAAGAGTGACTGTAAGTTTTCTACACTCGGTGGACAGAGTGTTTTAGTGGTGGACCCGAGTTTCACTGAGACGATGCAGCGCGCAATGAAGGAAAAAAACTCCTTAGACGAtccagaattgcaagaaatg gttcaggGCTGGGTTTCCCGATAA